In a single window of the Gossypium hirsutum isolate 1008001.06 chromosome A13, Gossypium_hirsutum_v2.1, whole genome shotgun sequence genome:
- the LOC107893968 gene encoding sucrose transport protein SUC3 isoform X1: MAGTSDSVSVKVPYRNLRKDSEVEMIDDPYHRRIDLNSSPGSPSTSASPPSARFPNGNSNLSSPIHVRSKDCSLITLALSCTIAAGVQFGWALQLSLLTPYIQTLGIEHAFSSFIWLCGPITGLVVQPCVGIWSDKCTSKYGRRRPFILAGSFMISLSVIIIGFSADIGYILGDTKEHCSTFKGTRTRAAFVFVIGFWMLDLANNTVQGPARALLADLSGPDQHNSSNAIFCLWMAVGNILGFSAGASGSWHRWFPFLESRACCEACANLKAAFLVAVVFLFFCTAVTILFAKEVPLPPPANESTHISDSAPLLDDSTQNGFQHSNSKSDVSAVANANRSTAENGYERVSKSRHANLKDTNVQNEVFGDGPGAVLVNLLTSLRHLPPAMHSVLIVMALSWLSWFPFFLFDTDWMGREVYHGDPKGNAAEIKLYDQGVREGAFGLLLNSVVLGVSSFLIRPMCRRMGSRLVWATSNYTVFACMAITAIISLVSVKEYTQGIEHVIGGSAAIRIAALGVFTLLGFPLAITYSVPFSVTAELTADSGGGQGLAIGVLNLAIVIPQMIVSLGAGPWDALFGGGNIPAFILASFCALAAGVIATLRLPDLSSSFKSSGFHFG; this comes from the exons ATGGCAGGAACGAGTGACTCAGTTTCTGTCAAGGTTCCTTACAGGAACTTAAGGAAAGATTCGGAAGTTGAAATGATCGACGATCCATATCATCGTCGGATCGATCTAAATTCGTCTCCTGGCTCTCCTTCAACTTCTGCTTCGCCGCCTTCGGCTAGATTTCCCAACGGAAACTCTAACTTATCGTCGCCGATCCACGTTAGATCTAAGGATTGTAGCTTGATAACTCTCGCTCTTAGTTGTACGATCGCCGCCGGGGTTCAATTTGGTTGGGCTTTGCAACTTTCGCTTTTGACTCCTTACATTCAG ACACTTGGAATAGAGCATGCTTTTTCTTCGTTCATTTGGCTTTGTGGTCCAATAACTGGTCTTGTG GTTCAACCTTGTGTCGGTATTTGGAGTGATAAATGCACTTCAAAATATGGAAGGAGACGGCCTTTTATCCTTGCTGGATCATTCATGATCTCTCTTTCT gtGATAATAATCGGATTTTCTGCAGACATTGGATACATTTTAGGTGATACGAAGGAGCATTGCAG TACATTTAAAGGTACACGAACGAGGGCGGCTTTTGTCTTTGTTATTGGATTCTGGATGTTGGATCTTGCTAACAATACAGTGCAG ggACCAGCTCGTGCCCTTCTGGCTGATCTATCAG GTCCTGATCAGCACAATTCTTCAAATGCCATATTTTGCTTATGGATGGCTGTTGGAAACATCTTGGGGTTTTCGGCTGGTGCTAGTGGGAGTTGGCATCG GTGGTTTCCTTTCTTGGAAAGTAGAGCTTGCTGTGAAGCCTGTGCCAATCTTAAGGCAGCATTTCTTGTCGCTGTT GTATTTCTCTTCTTTTGTACTGCTGTGACTATATTGTTTGCTAAGGAGGTTCCGCTTCCACCGCCAGCAAACGAATCGACCCATATATCTGATTCTGCACCTTTGTTGGATGATTCCACACAAAATGGCTTTCAACACTCAAATTCAAAATCTGATGTGTCCGCTGTTGCCAATGCTAACAGAAGCACCGCTGAAAATGGATATGAGCGAGTTTCAAAATCAAGACATGCTAACTTGAAAGATACAAATGTTCAAAATGAAGTTTTCGGTGATGGGCCTGGAGCCGTATTGGTCAACTTATTAACCAGTTTAAGGCATTTACCGCCTGCAATGCACTCGGTTCTTATTGTTATGGCTCTCAGTTGG CTTTCCTGGTTCCCATTCTTTTTATTTGATACGGATTGGATGGGAAGAGAAGTATACCATGGCGATCCAAAAGGGAATGCTGCTGAAATAAAGTTGTATGATCAAGGTGTCAGAGAAGGTGCATTTGGTTTGCTATTAAATTCT GTTGTTCTGGGGGTTAGTTCGTTCCTTATTAGACCTATGTGTCGACGGATGGGGTCAAGACTTGTTTGGGCAACAAGCAACTATACTGTATTTGCCTGTATGGCCATTACAGCTATCATTAGTTTGGTATCTGTCAAAGAATATACTCAAGGGATCGAACATGTAATTGGTGGGAGTGCAGCAATCAGGATTGCTGCCTTGGGTGTTTTCACCCTTCTTGGCTTTCCTCTGGCT ATTACCTATAGTGTTCCATTTTCTGTTACAGCAGAGTTGACTGCAGATTCTGGTGGTGGCCAAG GATTGGCAATTGGAGTTTTGAACCTTGCAATTGTCATTCCACAG ATGATTGTATCTCTTGGTGCGGGTCCATGGGATGCTCTATTTGGTGGAGGAAATATACCGGCCTTTATTTTGGCTTCCTTCTGCGCTCTGGCTGCAGGGGTTATTGCAACTCTTAGGCTGCCTGATCTGTCAAGTTCCTTCAAGTCATCTGGTTTTCATTTTGGATAA
- the LOC107893968 gene encoding sucrose transport protein SUC3 isoform X2, with protein sequence MHFKIWKETAFYPCWIIHDLSFYIGYILGDTKEHCSTFKGTRTRAAFVFVIGFWMLDLANNTVQGPARALLADLSGPDQHNSSNAIFCLWMAVGNILGFSAGASGSWHRWFPFLESRACCEACANLKAAFLVAVVFLFFCTAVTILFAKEVPLPPPANESTHISDSAPLLDDSTQNGFQHSNSKSDVSAVANANRSTAENGYERVSKSRHANLKDTNVQNEVFGDGPGAVLVNLLTSLRHLPPAMHSVLIVMALSWLSWFPFFLFDTDWMGREVYHGDPKGNAAEIKLYDQGVREGAFGLLLNSVVLGVSSFLIRPMCRRMGSRLVWATSNYTVFACMAITAIISLVSVKEYTQGIEHVIGGSAAIRIAALGVFTLLGFPLAITYSVPFSVTAELTADSGGGQGLAIGVLNLAIVIPQMIVSLGAGPWDALFGGGNIPAFILASFCALAAGVIATLRLPDLSSSFKSSGFHFG encoded by the exons ATGCACTTCAAAATATGGAAGGAGACGGCCTTTTATCCTTGCTGGATCATTCATGATCTCTCTTTCT ACATTGGATACATTTTAGGTGATACGAAGGAGCATTGCAG TACATTTAAAGGTACACGAACGAGGGCGGCTTTTGTCTTTGTTATTGGATTCTGGATGTTGGATCTTGCTAACAATACAGTGCAG ggACCAGCTCGTGCCCTTCTGGCTGATCTATCAG GTCCTGATCAGCACAATTCTTCAAATGCCATATTTTGCTTATGGATGGCTGTTGGAAACATCTTGGGGTTTTCGGCTGGTGCTAGTGGGAGTTGGCATCG GTGGTTTCCTTTCTTGGAAAGTAGAGCTTGCTGTGAAGCCTGTGCCAATCTTAAGGCAGCATTTCTTGTCGCTGTT GTATTTCTCTTCTTTTGTACTGCTGTGACTATATTGTTTGCTAAGGAGGTTCCGCTTCCACCGCCAGCAAACGAATCGACCCATATATCTGATTCTGCACCTTTGTTGGATGATTCCACACAAAATGGCTTTCAACACTCAAATTCAAAATCTGATGTGTCCGCTGTTGCCAATGCTAACAGAAGCACCGCTGAAAATGGATATGAGCGAGTTTCAAAATCAAGACATGCTAACTTGAAAGATACAAATGTTCAAAATGAAGTTTTCGGTGATGGGCCTGGAGCCGTATTGGTCAACTTATTAACCAGTTTAAGGCATTTACCGCCTGCAATGCACTCGGTTCTTATTGTTATGGCTCTCAGTTGG CTTTCCTGGTTCCCATTCTTTTTATTTGATACGGATTGGATGGGAAGAGAAGTATACCATGGCGATCCAAAAGGGAATGCTGCTGAAATAAAGTTGTATGATCAAGGTGTCAGAGAAGGTGCATTTGGTTTGCTATTAAATTCT GTTGTTCTGGGGGTTAGTTCGTTCCTTATTAGACCTATGTGTCGACGGATGGGGTCAAGACTTGTTTGGGCAACAAGCAACTATACTGTATTTGCCTGTATGGCCATTACAGCTATCATTAGTTTGGTATCTGTCAAAGAATATACTCAAGGGATCGAACATGTAATTGGTGGGAGTGCAGCAATCAGGATTGCTGCCTTGGGTGTTTTCACCCTTCTTGGCTTTCCTCTGGCT ATTACCTATAGTGTTCCATTTTCTGTTACAGCAGAGTTGACTGCAGATTCTGGTGGTGGCCAAG GATTGGCAATTGGAGTTTTGAACCTTGCAATTGTCATTCCACAG ATGATTGTATCTCTTGGTGCGGGTCCATGGGATGCTCTATTTGGTGGAGGAAATATACCGGCCTTTATTTTGGCTTCCTTCTGCGCTCTGGCTGCAGGGGTTATTGCAACTCTTAGGCTGCCTGATCTGTCAAGTTCCTTCAAGTCATCTGGTTTTCATTTTGGATAA